CGACGAGTTTCCGCTGAAATTCCTGGTCGCCGCGCACGTAAAGAAACGGGCCGCCTGCACCGACGACGAACGGCGGAATCTGCGCGACATCGCGATGCTCGCCTGCAGTTTCGGCTGCGACATCCTGTACGAATCGGGCTGGGTGACCGTCGACGGGACCGGCCGCATCCGGACTGTCGAACTGGACAAGCTTCCCGCCGGGAGTCTCAAGCTGCGCATGAGCCAGCTGGCCGGCCGCCGGTGCGGAGCTCATCGGGAAACGACCGAACCGTACTTCGCGTGGCATCGCGCGACCACGTTCGTGGGCAAGCTGGCCGGCTGAGCCGGGGCTTGACGCATAGCGCTTCCGCCGCCCTCCTGCTATGTTCGCTCTAACCGCTTGCAGATCGCAATCACTCGGGAGGCTCCCGTGCCGGACACCACCTGTCATATGTCGATGTCGCTGGACGGTTTCGTCGCCGGGCCGGGGCAGAGCCGGGACCAGCCGCTCGGGAGGCGGGGGCTGGAACTGCACGGGTGGCACATCGGCGATCCTCGCGCGACCGACGCGGACAAGACCGCCAGTGGGTGGCTGATGCGGCCGCGGGGCGCGTATGTGATGGGGCGCAACATGTTCGGTCCCGTCCGCGGCGAGTGGGACGAGGACTGGTCCGGCTGGTGGGGCGCCGAACCGCCGTATCACGCGCCGGTTTTCGTGTTGACGCACCACGCTCACGAGCCGATCGAGATGGAGGGCGGGACGACGTTCTACTTCGTCACCGACGGGTTCGACGCCGCCTACGCGGCCGCGCGCGAGGCCGCCGGCGACAAGGGCGTCGACATCGCCGGAGGCGCTTCGACCGTGCGGCAGGCGCTCAACGCCGGGGTGATCGACGAGCTGACGCTCGACATCACGCCCGTCCTGCTCGGCTCTGGCGAGCGAATGTTCGAAGGGGTGGAATCCTTCGGCTTCGAGCCCGTCGAGGTGCTGCATTCGCCGTTGACCACTCACATCCGCTACCGCCGCGTCAGCTCGTAGGCACCTCCAGCGTCGCGGCGAGCAGGCTCCGCGTGTACGGATGTGCGGGGGAGGCGAGCACCTGGTCAGTGCGTCCGGATTCGACGGCCCGGCCCTCGCTGAGCACGACCACCTCGTCCGCGATGCTGCGCACCACCGCCAGGTTGTGCGTCACGAAGATCATCGACGGGCCGTCGTCCATCAGCGAGCGCAACAACTCCACCACGGACGCCTGCACCGAAACGTCCAAAGCGGACGTCACCTCGTCGCAGATGATCAGCTTCGGCTCGCACACCAGCGCCCGCGCGATCGCGACTCGCTGACGCTGCCCGCCGGATAACTCCGCCGGGTAGCGGCCGGCCAGCCGGGCCGGGATTTCGACGCGGTCGAGCGCGGCGCGGGCCCGGCGGAGGCCTTCGCGGGCGGTGACGCCGAAGCAGTGGCGCAGCGCGACCAGCAGACCGTCCTCGACAGTCCGATGTGGACTCAGCGAGCCGTAGGGGTTCTGGAAGACGTACTGCAGCTGACGCCGCGTGCGGGAGTCTCGCCGGGCCGCGGCGGCGGGGATTGGCTTGCCTTCGAAGAGCAGCGAGCCCTGGTGTTCGGCGTGCAGCCCGGCCAGGCAGCGTGACATGGTGGTTTTTCCGCTGCCGGATTCGCCGACGACGGCGAGGCATCGGCCGGGCCGCAGGTCGAAGGAGACGTCGAAGACGACCTGTCGTCCGCGGTAGCTGGCGTTCAGGCCGGAGACCGACAACAGGGCCGCCTGGTCCGCAGGAGGCACGTCGGGCTCGGGAGCGCGCGGTACGGCGAGGGCGTTCCGAGCTACTTTCTCCGTGTGAAGGCACCGGGCGAGGGTGCCGGAAGTCGAACGGGTCAGCACTGGATGCGTTGTGCGGCAAGCATCCGTGGCGTAATCGCAGCGTGGTGCGAAGGTGCATCCGACCCGGGGCTCGTCAATGCTGGGCGCGCGGCCGCGGATGGGGACCAGCCGGTGCCGGTGGGTCGCGGAGGGCACGGCTGCCAGCAAGGCCCGGGTGTAGGGATGTGCGGCGCGGGTGAGGACATCGCGGGTGGTGCCGTGTTCGACCACCTCGCCGCCGTACATGACCAGCACCTGGTCGGCGACGTCGGCGACCACCGCGAGGTCGTGCGACACGTAAATCGCCGCGAGGTCGCGGGTCCGGCACAGTTCCCGGACCAGGCCGAGCACCCGGGACTGGGTGGCGACGTCGAGTCCGGTCGTCGGCTCGTCGAGCACGATCAGCCGCGGACCGGCGGCGATGGCCATCGCGATGGCGACCCGTTGCTGCTGGCCGCCGGAAAGCTGGCGCGGGCGGCGGCGCAGGAACGCGTCGTCGCTGGGCAGCCCGACGGTGTCCAGCACCTGCCGCACCTGGGTCCGCGCAGGCTGGCCCAGCCCTTCGGTCAATTGGGTCGCGACGCGGAGACTCGGGTTGAGTGCGGTCGCCGGATCCTGGGGCACATACGCCACTTTCCGGCCTCGCGCGCGCCGCAATTCCGTAGCGGGCAAGGAAAGCAGATCGACGCCGTCGACGACGACCTGTCCGCTCGTGATCGTCGCTCCGGCGCGGGCGAAACCCAGCAGGGCGAGCGCGAGCGTGCTTTTGCC
The nucleotide sequence above comes from Amycolatopsis sp. AA4. Encoded proteins:
- a CDS encoding dihydrofolate reductase family protein, with protein sequence MSMSLDGFVAGPGQSRDQPLGRRGLELHGWHIGDPRATDADKTASGWLMRPRGAYVMGRNMFGPVRGEWDEDWSGWWGAEPPYHAPVFVLTHHAHEPIEMEGGTTFYFVTDGFDAAYAAAREAAGDKGVDIAGGASTVRQALNAGVIDELTLDITPVLLGSGERMFEGVESFGFEPVEVLHSPLTTHIRYRRVSS
- a CDS encoding ABC transporter ATP-binding protein, with protein sequence MAKEVAVSGVTVEAAGHPIVRDLGFELGRGEVLGVVGESGSGKSTLALALLGFARAGATITSGQVVVDGVDLLSLPATELRRARGRKVAYVPQDPATALNPSLRVATQLTEGLGQPARTQVRQVLDTVGLPSDDAFLRRRPRQLSGGQQQRVAIAMAIAAGPRLIVLDEPTTGLDVATQSRVLGLVRELCRTRDLAAIYVSHDLAVVADVADQVLVMYGGEVVEHGTTRDVLTRAAHPYTRALLAAVPSATHRHRLVPIRGRAPSIDEPRVGCTFAPRCDYATDACRTTHPVLTRSTSGTLARCLHTEKVARNALAVPRAPEPDVPPADQAALLSVSGLNASYRGRQVVFDVSFDLRPGRCLAVVGESGSGKTTMSRCLAGLHAEHQGSLLFEGKPIPAAAARRDSRTRRQLQYVFQNPYGSLSPHRTVEDGLLVALRHCFGVTAREGLRRARAALDRVEIPARLAGRYPAELSGGQRQRVAIARALVCEPKLIICDEVTSALDVSVQASVVELLRSLMDDGPSMIFVTHNLAVVRSIADEVVVLSEGRAVESGRTDQVLASPAHPYTRSLLAATLEVPTS